The DNA sequence ACAATCCCGGTAACGTAGGAGACATTGAAATCTCGAAAGCCAAAGATAAGTCTTCCTTTTATACTCCGGTTCCGGGTGGCGTAGGGCCCATGACCATTGCCGTTCTTCTCAAGCAAACCCTGATTTCCCAGAAGAAAAAGTATGGAAGTTAAGTTTTTCAATTCCCAAACCAAAGAAAAAGAAGTATTTCAACCCGATGACCCGAAGAATGTAAAAATCTATTCCTGCGGACCTACGGTTTATAATTTCAACCATATCGGTAATTTCCGTTCCTATATCTTTGTAGATACACTCAGACGTTCTCTGAAACTCCTCGGCTACGGAATAAACCATACCATGAATATCACCGATATCGACGATAAAATTATCCAGCATTCTATTGATAAGGGCGTAAGCATCGAAGAATTTACAGCTCCCTGGGTACAGGCCTTTTTTGAAGACCTCGAAACTTTACAGATTGATAAAGTAGAGCATTATCCCAGAGCTACCGAACACATTCCCGGTATGCTGGAACTCGTTACAAACCTGCAAAAAAATGGCTATACCTACGAAAAAGAAGGAAGCCTGTACTACTCCATCAAGAATTTTTCCTCGTATGGAAAACTGAGTAAAGTAGATACAGCCGGAATCAAATCCGGGACTCGTTACGATGCAGATGAATACGAAAAAGACGATGTTCGAGATTTTGTTCTCTGGAAAGCTCCCAAACTCGAAAAAGAAAAAAGCTGGGAAACTCCTTTCGGAAAAGGCCGACCCGGCTGGCACCTTGAATGCTCGGCCATGATACGACAGATTTATCAATCCGGAATTGATATACATACCGGTGGAATTGACCTCCTTTTCCCGCATCACGAAAACGAAATTGCACAATCAGAAGCTGCCTATCCCGGTGAAAGTTTTGTAAACCTCTGGATGCACTGCGAACACCTGCTCGTAGATAATACCAAAATGTCTAA is a window from the Leptospiraceae bacterium genome containing:
- a CDS encoding cysteine--tRNA ligase → MEVKFFNSQTKEKEVFQPDDPKNVKIYSCGPTVYNFNHIGNFRSYIFVDTLRRSLKLLGYGINHTMNITDIDDKIIQHSIDKGVSIEEFTAPWVQAFFEDLETLQIDKVEHYPRATEHIPGMLELVTNLQKNGYTYEKEGSLYYSIKNFSSYGKLSKVDTAGIKSGTRYDADEYEKDDVRDFVLWKAPKLEKEKSWETPFGKGRPGWHLECSAMIRQIYQSGIDIHTGGIDLLFPHHENEIAQSEAAYPGESFVNLWMHCEHLLVDNTKMSKKLGNFYTLRDLIAKGYSPKAIRYLLLSFHYRTKLNFSLSRIEEAEKSIERIQNTLNRILEKTGLEEALSSHPESYALAGYQSFLESLADDLNVPKALGEIFEFCRQVNADLDAHKINPEEAKDIQAYFSRINDLLALLSFQKEKAELLDSEIEDLIQKRVEARKAKNFQLADEIRDSLKEKGIILEDTKEGLKWKRSS